A region from the Malus domestica chromosome 07, GDT2T_hap1 genome encodes:
- the LOC103406450 gene encoding cyclin-U4-1-like produces MAELENPTVMTKIITFLSSLVQRVAESNDLNSHFQPQKISVFHGLTRPTISIQSYLERIFKYANCSPSCLIVAYVYLDRFSQRQPSLPINSFNVHRLLITSVLVAAKFMDDMYYNNAYYAKVGGISTIEMNFLEVDFLFGLSFDLNVTPTTFTTHCSYLQREMLLLQPPLDSADSSLSLGKSLKLHLCFDEDETSHQQQQQQQLAV; encoded by the exons ATGGCAGAGCTAGAGAACCCAACAGTGATGACAAAGATCATAACTTTCCTCTCTTCTCTGGTTCAAAGAGTGGCGGAATCGAACGACCTCAACAGTCATTTCCAACCCCAGAAAATCTCAGTCTTCCATGGTCTGACTAGACCCACCATTTCGATACAGAGTTACCTAGAGAGGATTTTCAAGTATGCCAATTGCAGCCCATCTTGCTTAATCGTGGCATATGTTTATCTGGATCGCTTTTCGCAGAGGCAACCCTCGTTGCCAATCAACTCATTCAACGTTCATCGGTTGCTGATTACAAGTGTCCTGGTGGCTGCAAAGTTCATGGATGACAT GTACTACAACAATGCATATTATGCAAAAGTTGGAGGAATAAGCACAATAGAGATGAACTTTCTTGAAGTGGATTTCCTATTTGGTTTGAGCTTCGACTTAAACGTGACCCCCACAACCTTCACCACCCACTGTTCGTATCTCCAGAGGGAGATGCTTCTATTGCAACCACCTCTAGATTCTGCAGATTCTTCTCTTAGTTTAGGCAAATCACTAAAGCTCCACTTGTGCTTTGATGAGGATGAAACCTCCcatcagcagcagcaacagcagcagCTAGCTGTTTGA
- the LOC103406460 gene encoding trihelix transcription factor ASIL2-like, protein MASPPSSPQDDSILPLQSDPPQAVPLALPAPPLTQSQQTQPNPTPPSSRRLPPPCWSHDETVALIDSYREKWYSLRRGNLKATHWQDVADAVARRCPAASPAKTAVQCRHKMEKLRKRYRTEIQRARSMPLSRFTSSWVHFKRMDAMEKGPAAGKRENSESPGEEEENEENEEEEDPDQELYEELRYGSNMKSMSKLYRNGVGVGGGSGGSGGGAGAGSGFRIRIPTGVSIAQPGTKVYPKMDQKFGMNSNPASVYGSAKVMRECGNSGRPGLGKREGNGRERERDPVAEMVSAIKLLGDGFVRMEQMKMEMAREVEAMRMEMEMKRTEMILDSQQRIVEAFAKAVSEKKKKAKRMPSPEA, encoded by the coding sequence ATGGCTTCTCCACCGTCTTCCCCGCAGGACGACTCCATCCTCCCTCTCCAATCGGACCCACCGCAGGCCGTGCCGCTTGCTCTCCCGGCCCCACCGCTGACCCAATCCCAGCAAACACAGCCGAACCCAACCCCGCCTTCCTCCCGCCGCCTCCCTCCTCCCTGCTGGTCCCACGACGAGACCGTCGCCCTCATCGACTCCTACCGCGAAAAGTGGTACTCCCTCCGCCGTGGAAACCTCAAGGCCACCCACTGGCAGGACGTGGCCGACGCCGTCGCTCGGCGATGCCCGGCTGCTTCTCCCGCGAAGACCGCCGTTCAGTGCCGTCACAAGATGGAGAAGCTCCGGAAGCGGTACCGGACTGAGATCCAGCGAGCCAGGTCGATGCCGTTGTCCAGATTCACGTCGTCGTGGGTCCACTTCAAGCGGATGGACGCCATGGAGAAGGGGCCGGCAGCTGGGAAGAGGGAAAACTCCGAAAGTCCCGGCGAAGAGGAGGAGAACGAggagaacgaagaggaggaggatCCGGATCAGGAGCTCTATGAGGAGCTGAGGTACGGGTCGAATATGAAGAGTATGAGTAAGTTGTATAGGAATGGAGTTGGGGTTGGTGGCGGAAGTGGCGGAAGTGGTGGCGGTGCTGGTGCCGGAAGTGGGTTTAGGATTAGGATTCCAACTGGGGTTAGTATAGCTCAGCCTGGGACCAAGGTGTATCCGAAGATGGATCAGAAATTCGGGATGAATTCGAATCCAGCGTCGGTTTATGGGAGTGCTAAGGTGATGAGAGAGTGTGGGAATTCGGGGAGGCCCGGATTGGGGAAGAGAGAAGGGAAtgggagggagagggagagagacccCGTGGCGGAGATGGTGTCGGCGATTAAGCTTTTGGGAGATGGGTTTGTGAGGATGGAGCAGATGAAGATGGAGATGGCGAGGGAGGTCGAGGCGATGCGGATGGAGATGGAAATGAAGCGGACGGAAATGATTTTGGACTCTCAGCAAAGAATTGTGGAGGCTTTTGCGAAGGCGGtttcggagaagaagaagaaggccaaGAGAATGCCATCCCCTGAGGCATAG
- the LOC103406467 gene encoding uncharacterized protein has translation MWNRTDQNKNKRGYKGSIRKRVTDQTVVTLLFIRRFSLPVLFVLSSLANIIRFSKTNNTNPTNYLKNNFRVFHFSPKSQMGRRQSDSELGRLTLLALFLMGAIFCCMVYLFLAVASKPSSITTADSVSEFGDVGWRSGEEDGECCRGIENLELWGDAVKWGSEFKVNSSKECCMSCKDMCGDRDGHCLCDSWVFCGDREACGLRYGECWLKKQKDTLDPDRKDSGDLIAWTSGLVFGKGEGIVGLETEYGTLHIKLRPDCAPHSVAYILELLQVPRYAGCQFYRAENRGSFWDSLGNHVKNAPFGPPFALIQGTLAAHGFVFKEIPAEVSGTIRRGSVAWIGSGPEFFISLANHFEWKKAYTVFGSVLPEDMEIAEKIAQLPTKQEVWSNINVSVLESPVALWFRRIKPES, from the exons ATGTGGAACAGAACAGACCAGAACAAAAATAAGAGAGGTTATAAAGGTTCCATACGTAAACGAGTCACCGACCAAACGGTTGTAACTCTACTTTTCATCCGTCGTTTTTCACTCCCCGTCTTGTTCGTGCTCTCAAGCCTTGCCAACATCATCAGATTTTCCAAAACCAACAACACGAACCCAACGAATTATCTCAAAAACAATTTCCGGGTCTTTCATTTCAGTCCAAAATCTCAGATGGGTCGTCGGCAGAGCGACTCAGAACTCGGCCGTCTCACACTTCTGGCCCTTTTCCTGATGGGCGCAATCTTCTGCTGCATGGTGTACCTGTTCCTCGCTGTGGCCTCAAAACCCAGCAGCATAACAACAGCTGATTCGGTTTCGGAATTCGGAGACGTTGGATGGAGGAGtggagaagaagatggagaatgCTGCAGAGGGATTGAGAATTTAGAGCTCTGGGGTGATGCTGTGAAATGGGGTTCTGAGTTTAAGGTGAATTCTTCTAAAGAGTGCTGCATGTCTTGTAAGGATATGTGCGGGGATCGAGATGGGCATTGTTTGTGTGACAGTTGGGTGTTTTGTGGGGATAGAGAGGCTTGTGGACTTAGATATGGTGAG TGTTGGTTAAAGAAACAAAAGGATACCTTGGACCCTGATCGGAAAGACTCAGGTGATCTGATTGCATGGACTTCTGGACTCGTCTTTGGAAAAGGAGAG GGTATTGTCGGCTTGGAAACAGAGTATGGGACTCTTCATATAAAG CTCCGTCCTGATTGTGCCCCACATTCTGTTGCCTACATTCTTGAGCTGTTGCAAGTGCCCCGTTATGCAGGCTGCCAATTTTATCGCGCAGAAAACCGGGGAAGCTTTTGGGACTCACTAGGAAACCATGTAAAAAAT GCTCCGTTTGGCCCGCCTTTCGCGCTAATACAAGGAACGCTTGCAGCTCACGGGTTCGTATTTAAGGAGATTCCGGCAGAGGTGTCTGGCACCATCAGAAGAGGATCGGTTGCCTGGATTGGTTCCGGTCCAGAATTCTTCATCAGCCTAGCCAACCATTTTGAGTGGAAAAAAGCTTACACTGTGTTTGGTTCCGTTCTTCCTGAAGACATGGAAATCGCCGAGAAAATTGCCCAGCTTCCGACCAAACAAGAGGTCTGGAGTAACATCAATGTCTCCGTCTTGGAGAGTCCTGTCGCTTTATGGTTCCGAAGAATCAAGCCGGAATCATGA